A single region of the Ziziphus jujuba cultivar Dongzao chromosome 10, ASM3175591v1 genome encodes:
- the LOC107412426 gene encoding uncharacterized protein LOC107412426 isoform X2, translated as MEDPNDEWEIQEYESKSYNRGGRVSWILNKGLGLGKKILVTGVLFSSAPLVLPPLVIVSAIGFAVSVPSGVFLASYACAQKLMSKLLPRPAPRLLEYGTASNDNEEEIYLEEGGDACLEESIDMQKEEEEEKDDRRGGIETRVELSEKENNEIEEWDARKEGEEDYHEEESVEMNEEENIERFEDLVKTVEKNNDENEDGKAMDRGDIGEKDVKRNEIEETGDVDHVKLVDKEKNEEGKGKEEKGYAQEGVRRNNAQDREEKVDVHVINVEENGYQEDDGEYLDLVDDHLEVTNGVQIEGDREEYKEETLPHERENEEPIKVHGVVLDLDEGDEEKEGATIEVTTVVMEENVDQARANDIEEEEIEKETTGLLERIRDEGNADDPAEKEKLDVQKPQGVEDNGDRRITAKVEDIEIPVEDKIVHSEVNTIVIEEKGDQARPNDSEEEEIEKEMTGLLERIRDEGKVDDPVEKEKHDVEKTQGVEGNGNQMITTKTEAMEIPAEDEIVDSDVGLGKCTGIIEEERAQRNIKEVAKEGQEMQDMEYKNDLNDVTGDVGMGEEQIPVVNSSSTLQEGKPEDNVDDANSSKKKIVALTNADAGEIGNKSGFDDQNVAKGKYSYAVNETSKDSMDHAASLRKDDSKDAGISSAKEVPMPSNEEVYNEEKIWEQIEAMRSIIGYKVTPQKTCMEELKALYVFTGVEPPASFKDPYDLIEVNSKLRFLMSIIGLK; from the exons aTGGAAGACCCGAATGACGAGTGGGAAATTCAGGAATATGAATCCAAAAGTTATAACAGAGGAGGCAGGGTGAGTTGGATCTTGAACAAGGGTTTGGGACTTGGTAAGAAAATATTGGTGACTGGAGTTTTGTTCTCCTCTGCACCATTGGTTCTTCCACCGCTGGTGATTGTTTCCGCAATTGGGTTTGCTGTTTCAGTTCCTTCTGGGGTTTTCTTGGCTAGCTATGCCTGCGCTCAGAAGCTAATGAGCAAGTTGCTCCCGAGGCCTGCACCTCGTCTGTTGGAATACGGAACTGCGAGTAACGACAATGAAGAAGAAATCTATTTGGAAGAAGGAGGAGATGCATGCTTAGAGGAAAGCATAGACATgcagaaggaagaagaagaggagaagGATGATAGAAGAGGAGGAATTGAGACAAGAGTTGAATTGTCAGAGAaggaaaataatgaaattgaagaaTGGGATGCAAGGAAGGAGGGGGAGGAGGACTATCATGAGGAAGAGAGTGTTGAAATGAATGAGGAGGAAAATATTGAACGTTTTGAAGATCTTGTTAAAACAGTAGAGAAGAACAACGATGAAAATGAAGATGGGAAAGCAATGGACAGGGGCGATATTGGGGAAAAAGATGTGAAAAGGAATGAAATAGAAGAAACTGGGGATGTCGATCATGTTAAATTagtagataaagaaaaaaatgaagaagggaAAGGCAAAGAGGAGAAGGGTTATGCACAAGAGGGTGTTAGAAGGAATAATGCCCAAGATCGAGAAGAAAAGGTTGATGTACATGTTATTAATGTTGAGGAAAATGGGTATCAGGAAGATGATGGTGAATATCTAGATTTGGTGGATGACCATTTGGAGGTAACTAATGGGGTCCAAATTGAAGGTGACAGAGAGGAGTACAAGGAAGAAACCTTGCCACATGAAAGAGAGAATGAAGAGCCAATCAAGGTGCATGGAGTTGTTCTGGATTTGGATGAGGGTGATGAAGAAAAGGAAGGTGCAACAATTGAAGTAACTACTGTAGTAATGGAAGAAAATGTGGATCAAGCAAGAGCAAATGATATTGAAGAAGAGGAAATAGAGAAAGAGACGACAGGGCTACTTGAAAGAATCAGGGATGAGGGAAATGCTGATGATCCTGCAGAGAAGGAAAAACTTGATGTTCAAAAACCACAAGGAGTTGAAGACAATGGAGATCGAAGGATTACTGCAAAAGTTGAAGATATAGAGATACCAGTTGAAGATAAAATTGTTCATAGTGAAGTAAATACTATAGTAATTGAAGAAAAGGGGGATCAAGCAAGACCAAATGATAGTGAAGAGGaggaaatagaaaaagagaTGACAGGGTTGCTCGAAAGAATCAGGGATGAGGGAAAAGTTGATGATCCTGTAGAGAAGGAAAAACATGATGTTGAAAAAACACAAGGAGTTGAAGGGAATGGAAATCAAATGATTACTACAAAAACTGAAGCAATGGAGATACCAGCCGAAGATGAAATTGTTGATAGTGATGTTGGATTGGGAAAATGTACTGGGATTATAGAAGAAGAAAGAGCACAAAGAAATATCAAGGAAGTAGCGAAAGAAGGTCAAGAGATGCAAGATATGGAATACAAGAACGATTTAAATGATGTAACAGGGGATGTTGGCATGGGAGAGGAGCAAATACCTGTTGTTAACAGCTCATCAACATTACAAGAAGGAAAACCCGAGGATAATGTTGATGATGCAAATTCATCGAAGAAGAAAATTGTTGCTCTAACGAATGCAGATGCAGGGGAGATTGGGAATAAAAGTGGGTTTGATGACCAAAACGTAGCTAAAGGAAAATACTCATATGCAGTTAATGAGACTTCTAAGG ATTCTATGGATCATGCTGCTTCACTTAGGAAAGATGATTCTAAAGATGCTGGAATTTCCTCTGCAAAAGAAGTCCCCATGCCTTCGAATGAG GAAGTGTACAATGAGGAAAAGATATGGGAACAGATTGAGGCGATGAGAAGTATAATAGGATACAAAGTGACACCCCAGAAAACATGCATGGAGGAACTTAAGGCTCTCTATGTCTTCACTGGTGTGGAACCCCCAGCATCATTCAAAGACCCTTATGATCTCATTGAAGTTAACAGCAAACTTCGGTTTCTCATGTCCATAATTGGACTTAAATAG
- the LOC107412426 gene encoding uncharacterized protein LOC107412426 isoform X1 codes for MEDPNDEWEIQEYESKSYNRGGRVSWILNKGLGLGKKILVTGVLFSSAPLVLPPLVIVSAIGFAVSVPSGVFLASYACAQKLMSKLLPRPAPRLLEYGTASNDNEEEIYLEEGGDACLEESIDMQKEEEEEKDDRRGGIETRVELSEKENNEIEEWDARKEGEEDYHEEESVEMNEEENIERFEDLVKTVEKNNDENEDGKAMDRGDIGEKDVKRNEIEETGDVDHVKLVDKEKNEEGKGKEEKGYAQEGVRRNNAQDREEKVDVHVINVEENGYQEDDGEYLDLVDDHLEVTNGVQIEGDREEYKEETLPHERENEEPIKVHGVVLDLDEGDEEKEGATIEVTTVVMEENVDQARANDIEEEEIEKETTGLLERIRDEGNADDPAEKEKLDVQKPQGVEDNGDRRITAKVEDIEIPVEDKIVHSEVNTIVIEEKGDQARPNDSEEEEIEKEMTGLLERIRDEGKVDDPVEKEKHDVEKTQGVEGNGNQMITTKTEAMEIPAEDEIVDSDVGLGKCTGIIEEERAQRNIKEVAKEGQEMQDMEYKNDLNDVTGDVGMGEEQIPVVNSSSTLQEGKPEDNVDDANSSKKKIVALTNADAGEIGNKSGFDDQNVAKGKYSYAVNETSKDSMDHAASLRKDDSKDAGISSAKEVPMPSNEPQEVYNEEKIWEQIEAMRSIIGYKVTPQKTCMEELKALYVFTGVEPPASFKDPYDLIEVNSKLRFLMSIIGLK; via the exons aTGGAAGACCCGAATGACGAGTGGGAAATTCAGGAATATGAATCCAAAAGTTATAACAGAGGAGGCAGGGTGAGTTGGATCTTGAACAAGGGTTTGGGACTTGGTAAGAAAATATTGGTGACTGGAGTTTTGTTCTCCTCTGCACCATTGGTTCTTCCACCGCTGGTGATTGTTTCCGCAATTGGGTTTGCTGTTTCAGTTCCTTCTGGGGTTTTCTTGGCTAGCTATGCCTGCGCTCAGAAGCTAATGAGCAAGTTGCTCCCGAGGCCTGCACCTCGTCTGTTGGAATACGGAACTGCGAGTAACGACAATGAAGAAGAAATCTATTTGGAAGAAGGAGGAGATGCATGCTTAGAGGAAAGCATAGACATgcagaaggaagaagaagaggagaagGATGATAGAAGAGGAGGAATTGAGACAAGAGTTGAATTGTCAGAGAaggaaaataatgaaattgaagaaTGGGATGCAAGGAAGGAGGGGGAGGAGGACTATCATGAGGAAGAGAGTGTTGAAATGAATGAGGAGGAAAATATTGAACGTTTTGAAGATCTTGTTAAAACAGTAGAGAAGAACAACGATGAAAATGAAGATGGGAAAGCAATGGACAGGGGCGATATTGGGGAAAAAGATGTGAAAAGGAATGAAATAGAAGAAACTGGGGATGTCGATCATGTTAAATTagtagataaagaaaaaaatgaagaagggaAAGGCAAAGAGGAGAAGGGTTATGCACAAGAGGGTGTTAGAAGGAATAATGCCCAAGATCGAGAAGAAAAGGTTGATGTACATGTTATTAATGTTGAGGAAAATGGGTATCAGGAAGATGATGGTGAATATCTAGATTTGGTGGATGACCATTTGGAGGTAACTAATGGGGTCCAAATTGAAGGTGACAGAGAGGAGTACAAGGAAGAAACCTTGCCACATGAAAGAGAGAATGAAGAGCCAATCAAGGTGCATGGAGTTGTTCTGGATTTGGATGAGGGTGATGAAGAAAAGGAAGGTGCAACAATTGAAGTAACTACTGTAGTAATGGAAGAAAATGTGGATCAAGCAAGAGCAAATGATATTGAAGAAGAGGAAATAGAGAAAGAGACGACAGGGCTACTTGAAAGAATCAGGGATGAGGGAAATGCTGATGATCCTGCAGAGAAGGAAAAACTTGATGTTCAAAAACCACAAGGAGTTGAAGACAATGGAGATCGAAGGATTACTGCAAAAGTTGAAGATATAGAGATACCAGTTGAAGATAAAATTGTTCATAGTGAAGTAAATACTATAGTAATTGAAGAAAAGGGGGATCAAGCAAGACCAAATGATAGTGAAGAGGaggaaatagaaaaagagaTGACAGGGTTGCTCGAAAGAATCAGGGATGAGGGAAAAGTTGATGATCCTGTAGAGAAGGAAAAACATGATGTTGAAAAAACACAAGGAGTTGAAGGGAATGGAAATCAAATGATTACTACAAAAACTGAAGCAATGGAGATACCAGCCGAAGATGAAATTGTTGATAGTGATGTTGGATTGGGAAAATGTACTGGGATTATAGAAGAAGAAAGAGCACAAAGAAATATCAAGGAAGTAGCGAAAGAAGGTCAAGAGATGCAAGATATGGAATACAAGAACGATTTAAATGATGTAACAGGGGATGTTGGCATGGGAGAGGAGCAAATACCTGTTGTTAACAGCTCATCAACATTACAAGAAGGAAAACCCGAGGATAATGTTGATGATGCAAATTCATCGAAGAAGAAAATTGTTGCTCTAACGAATGCAGATGCAGGGGAGATTGGGAATAAAAGTGGGTTTGATGACCAAAACGTAGCTAAAGGAAAATACTCATATGCAGTTAATGAGACTTCTAAGG ATTCTATGGATCATGCTGCTTCACTTAGGAAAGATGATTCTAAAGATGCTGGAATTTCCTCTGCAAAAGAAGTCCCCATGCCTTCGAATGAG CCGCAGGAAGTGTACAATGAGGAAAAGATATGGGAACAGATTGAGGCGATGAGAAGTATAATAGGATACAAAGTGACACCCCAGAAAACATGCATGGAGGAACTTAAGGCTCTCTATGTCTTCACTGGTGTGGAACCCCCAGCATCATTCAAAGACCCTTATGATCTCATTGAAGTTAACAGCAAACTTCGGTTTCTCATGTCCATAATTGGACTTAAATAG
- the LOC107412426 gene encoding uncharacterized protein LOC107412426 isoform X3 codes for MEDPNDEWEIQEYESKSYNRGGRVSWILNKGLGLGKKILVTGVLFSSAPLVLPPLVIVSAIGFAVSVPSGVFLASYACAQKLMSKLLPRPAPRLLEYGTASNDNEEEIYLEEGGDACLEESIDMQKEEEEEKDDRRGGIETRVELSEKENNEIEEWDARKEGEEDYHEEESVEMNEEENIERFEDLVKTVEKNNDENEDGKAMDRGDIGEKDVKRNEIEETGDVDHVKLVDKEKNEEGKGKEEKGYAQEGVRRNNAQDREEKVDVHVINVEENGYQEDDGEYLDLVDDHLEVTNGVQIEGDREEYKEETLPHERENEEPIKVHGVVLDLDEGDEEKEGATIEVTTVVMEENVDQARANDIEEEEIEKETTGLLERIRDEGNADDPAEKEKLDVQKPQGVEDNGDRRITAKVEDIEIPVEDKIVHSEVNTIVIEEKGDQARPNDSEEEEIEKEMTGLLERIRDEGKVDDPVEKEKHDVEKTQGVEGNGNQMITTKTEAMEIPAEDEIVDSDVGLGKCTGIIEEERAQRNIKEVAKEGQEMQDMEYKNDLNDVTGDVGMGEEQIPVVNSSSTLQEGKPEDNVDDANSSKKKIVALTNADAGEIGNKSGFDDQNVAKGKYSYAVNETSKDSMDHAASLRKDDSKDAGISSAKEVPMPSNEYLRKKEKKKKWKKNLAKK; via the exons aTGGAAGACCCGAATGACGAGTGGGAAATTCAGGAATATGAATCCAAAAGTTATAACAGAGGAGGCAGGGTGAGTTGGATCTTGAACAAGGGTTTGGGACTTGGTAAGAAAATATTGGTGACTGGAGTTTTGTTCTCCTCTGCACCATTGGTTCTTCCACCGCTGGTGATTGTTTCCGCAATTGGGTTTGCTGTTTCAGTTCCTTCTGGGGTTTTCTTGGCTAGCTATGCCTGCGCTCAGAAGCTAATGAGCAAGTTGCTCCCGAGGCCTGCACCTCGTCTGTTGGAATACGGAACTGCGAGTAACGACAATGAAGAAGAAATCTATTTGGAAGAAGGAGGAGATGCATGCTTAGAGGAAAGCATAGACATgcagaaggaagaagaagaggagaagGATGATAGAAGAGGAGGAATTGAGACAAGAGTTGAATTGTCAGAGAaggaaaataatgaaattgaagaaTGGGATGCAAGGAAGGAGGGGGAGGAGGACTATCATGAGGAAGAGAGTGTTGAAATGAATGAGGAGGAAAATATTGAACGTTTTGAAGATCTTGTTAAAACAGTAGAGAAGAACAACGATGAAAATGAAGATGGGAAAGCAATGGACAGGGGCGATATTGGGGAAAAAGATGTGAAAAGGAATGAAATAGAAGAAACTGGGGATGTCGATCATGTTAAATTagtagataaagaaaaaaatgaagaagggaAAGGCAAAGAGGAGAAGGGTTATGCACAAGAGGGTGTTAGAAGGAATAATGCCCAAGATCGAGAAGAAAAGGTTGATGTACATGTTATTAATGTTGAGGAAAATGGGTATCAGGAAGATGATGGTGAATATCTAGATTTGGTGGATGACCATTTGGAGGTAACTAATGGGGTCCAAATTGAAGGTGACAGAGAGGAGTACAAGGAAGAAACCTTGCCACATGAAAGAGAGAATGAAGAGCCAATCAAGGTGCATGGAGTTGTTCTGGATTTGGATGAGGGTGATGAAGAAAAGGAAGGTGCAACAATTGAAGTAACTACTGTAGTAATGGAAGAAAATGTGGATCAAGCAAGAGCAAATGATATTGAAGAAGAGGAAATAGAGAAAGAGACGACAGGGCTACTTGAAAGAATCAGGGATGAGGGAAATGCTGATGATCCTGCAGAGAAGGAAAAACTTGATGTTCAAAAACCACAAGGAGTTGAAGACAATGGAGATCGAAGGATTACTGCAAAAGTTGAAGATATAGAGATACCAGTTGAAGATAAAATTGTTCATAGTGAAGTAAATACTATAGTAATTGAAGAAAAGGGGGATCAAGCAAGACCAAATGATAGTGAAGAGGaggaaatagaaaaagagaTGACAGGGTTGCTCGAAAGAATCAGGGATGAGGGAAAAGTTGATGATCCTGTAGAGAAGGAAAAACATGATGTTGAAAAAACACAAGGAGTTGAAGGGAATGGAAATCAAATGATTACTACAAAAACTGAAGCAATGGAGATACCAGCCGAAGATGAAATTGTTGATAGTGATGTTGGATTGGGAAAATGTACTGGGATTATAGAAGAAGAAAGAGCACAAAGAAATATCAAGGAAGTAGCGAAAGAAGGTCAAGAGATGCAAGATATGGAATACAAGAACGATTTAAATGATGTAACAGGGGATGTTGGCATGGGAGAGGAGCAAATACCTGTTGTTAACAGCTCATCAACATTACAAGAAGGAAAACCCGAGGATAATGTTGATGATGCAAATTCATCGAAGAAGAAAATTGTTGCTCTAACGAATGCAGATGCAGGGGAGATTGGGAATAAAAGTGGGTTTGATGACCAAAACGTAGCTAAAGGAAAATACTCATATGCAGTTAATGAGACTTCTAAGG ATTCTATGGATCATGCTGCTTCACTTAGGAAAGATGATTCTAAAGATGCTGGAATTTCCTCTGCAAAAGAAGTCCCCATGCCTTCGAATGAG TATTtaagaaaaaaggagaagaagaagaagtggaaGAAGAACTTGGCCAAAAAATGA